One window of the Pseudochaenichthys georgianus chromosome 21, fPseGeo1.2, whole genome shotgun sequence genome contains the following:
- the LOC117466474 gene encoding uncharacterized protein — protein MRKPARSRSTQQTPPQSSEAGTRRTFIPECTISEERAIQCKEWLKHNLQPLNQVEQYMQDTAVYRAKSLRENGWDIQGIRQEFPHLFTPGMIAQDFQILHREAAPKLFETWLPLFKDKILHLARREGKLISSLDGLTPDCLGELALSQLPTLLPPTVYRVGRKVFRYTIEESKLAFIDHKPVGTNLVEYSMRRRCQDLNHMSCP, from the exons ATGAGAAAACCGGCCAGGTCACGGAGCACGCAGCAGACACCACCACAAAGTAGTGAAGCTGGCACTCGTAGGACATTCATACCAG AATGTACCATATCGGAAGAAAGAGCCATACAGTGTAAAGAATGGCTGAAACACAATTTGCAGCCCCTCAACCAGGTGGAGCAATACATGCAGGATACAGCAGTGTACAG GGCCAAGTCTTTAAGGGAAAACGGGTGGGACATTCAGGGGATCCGCCAAGAGTTCCCACATCTATTCACTCCAGGCATG ATTGCACAGGACTTTCAGATCCTACATAGAGAGGCTGCGCCTAAGCTCTTCGAAACCTGGCTACCTTTGTTTAAAGACAAGATCCTGCACCTGGCGAGACGGGAAGGGAAACTTATCTCGTCGCTTGATGGATTAACACCCG ATTGTTTGGGGGAACTTGCTCTGAGCCAGTTACCAACACTGCTTCCACCAACTGTCTACAGGGTTGGCCGAAAAGTGTTCCGGTACACTATCGAGGAGTCTAAGTTGGCCTTCATCGATCATAAGCCT GTTGGAACAAACTTGGTGGAGTACTCCATGAGGCGAAGGTGTCAAGACCTTAACCATATGTCCTGTCCCTGA